The following are from one region of the Phormidium sp. PBR-2020 genome:
- a CDS encoding pentapeptide repeat-containing protein → MNVSHLLRRYEAGTTQFQGVDLPGANLVHVTLIAVNLSQANLIGANLQRAFLTKSILNQARLNWAKLNYSKLSDCQAIAVDCTKAELCGIFAVNANFSQAQLSGANLQGANLRGATLQGANLRGADLRGANLRGADLRGADLSWANLSGARLIDSQLEQAQLTHANFNEAYLNGSDLQFLETASRQPESNLRTARWVGQVHGRANRKANSLPSSLMLLSS, encoded by the coding sequence ATGAATGTCAGTCATCTTTTGAGACGATATGAAGCGGGAACAACCCAATTTCAGGGTGTTGACCTCCCCGGAGCCAACCTAGTTCACGTGACCCTGATTGCCGTAAATCTGAGCCAAGCAAATTTGATCGGCGCAAATCTACAACGGGCATTTCTGACCAAGTCCATCCTAAATCAGGCCCGTTTGAACTGGGCCAAGCTCAACTATAGCAAACTCAGTGACTGTCAGGCGATCGCCGTTGATTGTACTAAAGCTGAACTCTGCGGCATCTTCGCCGTCAACGCCAACTTTTCCCAGGCTCAACTGAGTGGGGCGAACCTGCAAGGGGCGAATTTGCGGGGGGCAACCCTACAAGGGGCCAATCTACGAGGAGCTGACCTGCGAGGGGCTAATCTACGAGGAGCTGACCTGCGAGGGGCCGATTTAAGCTGGGCCAACCTATCGGGGGCGCGCCTAATCGATAGCCAACTCGAACAGGCTCAACTCACTCACGCTAACTTTAATGAGGCGTATCTCAACGGCAGTGACTTGCAGTTTCTAGAAACCGCCAGCCGACAGCCCGAGAGCAACCTCAGAACGGCCCGTTGGGTGGGCCAGGTTCATGGGCGGGCAAACCGTAAGGCCAACTCGCTCCCCAGCAGTCTTATGCTATTATCATCCTAA
- a CDS encoding YdcF family protein, translated as MFLVLTRVLLWLLVLIIFFYVFFRIVPKAYFTFLGGLLLAVFLVLLFVDPTDRTATTAWGILSLPFKPLGIVWLLLAQSLRGFKDGAISKAAQNEIRSAFILLWLFSTPFLWQWIYHNSVERQVSVLARITQGQTAETLVLLAHDTVEPQVEGRSQLQLGDRGNLIVYANQLYQAGGITRIIVSGGSPLRFPLPDPQSDDPARSTNEAELAAELLRRLGVPSTSILVDRNSPNLRRSVLGVRELLAENNIDSPILLVSRALSMYRSASSFVQAGMAVIPRPTDYVAFVDPDQTQDPVFTLEAMMPSHQGLTLSTQLTDEYLLTIYYFLRGWLSPTELTCLECQLNASSPHSTSSGPLLATDGFPQ; from the coding sequence ATGTTTTTAGTCCTGACACGAGTCCTACTCTGGTTACTCGTTCTCATTATCTTCTTCTATGTCTTTTTCAGGATTGTTCCCAAGGCCTACTTCACCTTCCTCGGTGGCTTATTGTTGGCCGTGTTCCTGGTCTTGTTATTCGTCGATCCGACCGATCGCACGGCCACAACGGCTTGGGGCATTCTCTCGTTACCCTTTAAACCCCTGGGGATTGTTTGGCTACTGCTAGCTCAAAGTCTGCGAGGCTTCAAAGATGGGGCCATTAGTAAAGCGGCTCAGAATGAGATTCGCAGTGCCTTTATCCTGCTGTGGCTGTTTAGCACTCCCTTTCTCTGGCAATGGATTTACCACAACTCTGTTGAACGACAGGTCTCGGTTTTAGCTCGTATAACCCAAGGACAAACAGCGGAAACGCTGGTGTTACTCGCTCATGACACCGTGGAGCCGCAAGTGGAGGGGCGATCGCAATTACAATTGGGCGATCGCGGCAATCTTATTGTCTATGCCAATCAACTCTACCAAGCTGGGGGCATCACCCGTATTATCGTCAGCGGCGGAAGTCCTCTGCGGTTTCCCCTGCCCGATCCCCAGTCTGATGATCCGGCCCGTTCTACCAACGAAGCCGAACTCGCCGCCGAACTCCTACGCCGTCTCGGGGTTCCCAGTACCAGTATTTTGGTTGACCGTAACTCTCCCAATCTCCGCCGGAGCGTCTTAGGGGTACGAGAGTTGCTAGCCGAGAATAACATTGACTCCCCCATTCTCCTGGTCAGCCGGGCCCTATCGATGTATCGCAGTGCCAGTTCCTTTGTCCAGGCAGGAATGGCCGTGATTCCGCGTCCTACCGATTACGTGGCCTTTGTTGACCCCGATCAGACCCAAGACCCCGTCTTTACCCTAGAGGCGATGATGCCGAGTCACCAAGGTCTGACCCTGTCAACCCAACTGACAGACGAATACCTACTTACCATCTACTACTTTCTCCGGGGTTGGCTCTCGCCCACAGAACTGACCTGTTTAGAATGCCAACTCAACGCTTCGAGTCCGCACTCTACTTCTTCTGGGCCGCTTCTCGCAACTGACGGGTTTCCTCAATAA